From a single Chloracidobacterium sp. genomic region:
- a CDS encoding B12-binding domain-containing radical SAM protein, translated as MKKPKCLFINPPVIEKVAERFSFISMPLAILYIGTFIQSHGYEVELCDMNAGQEPVFGDDIDIVGISCDTVKYTVGMRVAKAAKAAGKYVVMGGTHPTFDDEATLRSGYVDIVVRSEGELQMLEIVRQFEEKGKVDPSTIKGVAWLNGDEFVRNPPMPFIKDLDSLPIPNRELLDVPRYWKQTRSWLGKFADPVYNISGSRGCPYDCSFCIVTANYGAKWRYRSVNSIMQEIEEGYYKYKYRNFFFTDDIFNASPKRAMEISQAIIDAGLADKIKWTAQCVTNIFVKFPEVVEIMAAAGCMGVIMGIESMDPETLKDYNKTATADDNAKCIQLLKKHGIASMASIIIGHPKETRESLQATMKYMCDLNPEMLWINILTPYVGTNLRREFIQSGRLLPNLSWEDYDISHVTFKLDYLEAWEIELTRKVMTAMYYARPKYLLENLPRLFFSKTPTPVLKAAAC; from the coding sequence ATGAAAAAGCCCAAATGCCTGTTTATTAACCCCCCAGTGATTGAGAAGGTGGCCGAGCGGTTCAGCTTCATCAGTATGCCGCTAGCTATTCTTTATATTGGCACTTTCATTCAGTCACATGGCTATGAAGTTGAACTCTGCGACATGAACGCTGGACAAGAGCCAGTGTTCGGCGACGACATTGATATTGTCGGCATTTCCTGCGATACGGTGAAGTACACCGTCGGCATGCGGGTAGCCAAAGCCGCTAAAGCGGCCGGCAAATATGTCGTGATGGGAGGGACGCATCCGACCTTTGACGACGAAGCGACACTGCGCTCCGGTTATGTGGATATTGTGGTGCGCAGTGAAGGTGAGCTTCAGATGTTAGAAATCGTCCGGCAGTTTGAGGAGAAGGGTAAAGTTGATCCTTCGACGATCAAAGGTGTTGCTTGGCTCAACGGTGATGAGTTTGTCCGCAATCCGCCGATGCCGTTTATCAAGGATTTGGACAGCCTGCCAATTCCAAATCGTGAGCTTCTAGATGTACCGCGTTACTGGAAGCAAACCCGCTCCTGGCTAGGGAAGTTTGCTGACCCAGTGTACAACATTTCAGGATCACGCGGTTGTCCATATGACTGCTCGTTTTGCATTGTGACGGCTAACTACGGTGCGAAGTGGCGTTATCGTTCCGTGAACTCCATCATGCAGGAGATCGAAGAAGGGTACTACAAGTACAAGTACCGCAACTTCTTCTTTACAGACGATATTTTCAACGCCAGCCCAAAACGGGCTATGGAGATTTCACAGGCTATTATTGATGCCGGCCTCGCCGATAAGATTAAGTGGACGGCGCAGTGCGTAACCAATATTTTCGTCAAATTCCCCGAAGTGGTAGAAATTATGGCTGCCGCCGGTTGTATGGGCGTTATTATGGGGATCGAGTCTATGGACCCAGAGACGCTCAAGGATTACAACAAAACGGCGACTGCTGATGACAATGCAAAGTGCATCCAACTGCTGAAAAAGCACGGTATCGCCTCTATGGCGTCTATCATCATCGGTCATCCAAAAGAGACCCGTGAGTCGCTACAGGCGACAATGAAGTACATGTGCGATCTTAACCCAGAAATGCTGTGGATCAACATCCTGACGCCCTATGTTGGGACGAATCTGCGCCGCGAGTTCATTCAATCAGGAAGGTTATTACCGAACCTTTCTTGGGAGGACTATGACATTTCCCATGTCACCTTCAAACTGGATTATCTAGAGGCATGGGAAATTGAGCTGACGCGGAAGGTGATGACCGCAATGTACTATGCGCGCCCGAAGTATCTCTTAGAGAACCTGCCGCGTTTGTTTTTCAGCAAAACGCCCACACCGGTTTTGAAGGCTGCGGCCTGTTGA
- the bchF gene encoding 2-vinyl bacteriochlorophyllide hydratase → MSTYTPEQMLRRQKSKWMPVQAFLAPVQFIIFFISLALIIYFMVTGRGFWIANISVMVKVFILWVMAITGAFWEKDVFGCYAFAKEFWWEDFFSTFVLISHTIYVVGFFLKWEEMTLAYVALVAYLTYCINAYQFVRKYVINRQKLKSHGYTIAGDIPWASRSN, encoded by the coding sequence GTGTCAACCTACACCCCGGAGCAGATGCTTCGCCGTCAGAAAAGCAAGTGGATGCCAGTACAGGCGTTTCTGGCCCCAGTGCAGTTCATTATTTTCTTTATCAGTCTAGCGCTCATCATCTACTTTATGGTCACCGGTCGCGGCTTCTGGATTGCCAACATTAGCGTCATGGTTAAAGTTTTTATTTTGTGGGTTATGGCGATCACCGGAGCCTTCTGGGAAAAGGATGTTTTTGGTTGCTATGCCTTCGCTAAGGAATTTTGGTGGGAGGACTTTTTCTCTACTTTTGTCCTGATCTCTCATACGATCTATGTTGTCGGCTTTTTCCTTAAGTGGGAGGAAATGACACTAGCTTATGTCGCCCTTGTTGCTTATCTAACCTATTGCATTAATGCATACCAGTTTGTCCGCAAGTATGTCATCAATCGTCAGAAGCTCAAAAGCCATGGCTACACTATTGCAGGTGACATCCCATGGGCTTCTCGTTCTAACTAG
- a CDS encoding Coenzyme F420 hydrogenase/dehydrogenase, beta subunit C-terminal domain gives MATPLPVVKPAPTERFSRICSDCGICTSSLRPHVKEACAFLVQKYDELEVAVQGHARRAATDELYFGPYEKIFRVRRRRPLAGAQWTGVVTTVAMRALERGLVEGVILTGTEPGTLNKPMPVLAQTPEEVFACRGNKFGLSPTLEKIDDAVAAGLKRVMVVGTPCQFHALRVIEPTLPFDELWCLGILCSDNTTHENYQKFLKSVSRSPETVVQMEFMPDFRLWMRHVNGDIEKLNFVEIPMHEIGPDLIAPSCRVCFNYTNSLADLSVGYMGGGMPDVQWLLVRNAKGWRLLDLIRDDVDLEEPTEGGSRALAMKGFMAQLGKPYTKGAPRPVKKLIAFMQRRLGPRGLEFARTRVEMKLAEGLFTVRQKASHRESLLVPRYAYAPLAKYVLPGETQPPTPPPAAGRVRPRKATEQRVRQTTTRPVSVG, from the coding sequence ATGGCAACCCCACTGCCTGTTGTGAAACCTGCTCCCACAGAACGCTTTTCGCGGATTTGCAGCGATTGCGGCATTTGTACGTCAAGCCTGCGCCCGCACGTCAAGGAAGCCTGCGCATTTTTGGTGCAGAAGTACGACGAGTTGGAAGTCGCCGTGCAGGGCCATGCGCGCCGCGCCGCGACGGACGAGTTGTACTTTGGGCCGTACGAAAAAATCTTTCGCGTCCGCCGCCGGCGACCGCTCGCCGGGGCGCAGTGGACAGGCGTAGTGACGACGGTTGCCATGCGCGCGTTGGAGCGCGGCTTGGTCGAAGGCGTGATTCTAACGGGCACCGAGCCGGGCACGCTCAACAAACCGATGCCGGTGCTGGCGCAGACGCCGGAAGAAGTCTTCGCCTGTCGGGGGAATAAGTTCGGCCTGTCGCCGACGCTGGAAAAGATTGACGACGCTGTCGCCGCTGGTCTCAAGCGCGTCATGGTTGTGGGTACGCCGTGTCAGTTCCATGCCCTGCGCGTCATTGAGCCGACCCTGCCGTTTGACGAGCTATGGTGCTTGGGGATTCTGTGCAGCGACAACACGACGCACGAGAACTATCAGAAGTTTCTCAAGTCGGTGAGCCGGTCGCCGGAAACAGTTGTCCAGATGGAGTTTATGCCGGATTTCCGTCTCTGGATGCGGCACGTCAACGGCGACATCGAAAAGCTCAACTTTGTCGAGATTCCCATGCACGAAATCGGCCCCGACCTCATCGCGCCATCGTGCCGTGTGTGTTTCAACTACACGAACTCGCTGGCCGATTTATCGGTGGGCTACATGGGCGGCGGCATGCCAGACGTGCAGTGGCTGTTGGTGCGCAACGCCAAGGGGTGGCGTTTGCTGGACCTCATCCGCGACGACGTGGATTTGGAAGAGCCAACGGAGGGCGGCAGTCGGGCGCTGGCGATGAAGGGTTTTATGGCGCAGCTCGGCAAGCCGTACACAAAGGGTGCGCCGCGCCCAGTCAAAAAGCTGATTGCGTTTATGCAGCGGCGGCTGGGGCCGCGCGGGTTAGAGTTCGCCCGGACGCGGGTGGAGATGAAGCTGGCGGAAGGGTTGTTCACCGTCCGCCAAAAGGCCAGCCATCGTGAGTCGCTGCTGGTACCGCGTTACGCCTATGCGCCGCTCGCCAAGTACGTCCTGCCGGGTGAGACGCAGCCACCGACACCCCCGCCTGCCGCCGGGCGCGTCAGGCCACGGAAAGCAACTGAACAACGAGTTCGCCAAACCACCACCCGCCCGGTCAGCGTCGGCTGA
- the bchL gene encoding ferredoxin:protochlorophyllide reductase (ATP-dependent) iron-sulfur ATP-binding protein, translated as MIVSIYGKGGIGKSTTSSNIAIAMAKRGARVLQVGCDPKHDSTFTITKRMIPTLVEILEQYDYHHEEIEPSEVIFKGKMGVDAMESGGPAAGAGCGGYVTGEAVKFLRDHKLMDEYDVVIFDVLGDVVCGGFATPLNHSDFACIVTANDFDSLFAANRICAAVMAKTKNYPIYIAGLIVNRCPDTDHVERYCDRTGARIIGHVPQIDEIRRSRLAGVSIFEMKRIGGIALAQDRYLEIADYLLSGPEALKVKPLTDREVFEHLRSEYININIQRFNAEDLELLEDPSCLALN; from the coding sequence ATGATCGTTTCCATCTACGGTAAAGGCGGCATCGGCAAATCTACCACGTCATCCAACATTGCCATTGCCATGGCCAAGCGTGGCGCGCGTGTTCTCCAAGTCGGCTGCGATCCCAAGCATGACTCGACTTTCACCATCACCAAACGGATGATTCCCACACTGGTTGAAATCTTGGAGCAGTACGACTACCACCACGAGGAGATTGAGCCCTCGGAAGTCATCTTCAAGGGCAAGATGGGGGTGGACGCGATGGAGTCCGGAGGCCCAGCGGCTGGCGCAGGCTGCGGCGGCTATGTCACGGGCGAGGCCGTGAAGTTCCTACGCGACCACAAGCTCATGGATGAATACGACGTAGTGATCTTCGACGTGTTGGGCGACGTGGTCTGCGGTGGTTTTGCGACGCCCCTCAATCACTCAGACTTCGCCTGCATTGTCACGGCGAATGATTTTGATTCCCTCTTTGCCGCCAATCGCATCTGCGCGGCGGTCATGGCTAAGACGAAGAACTATCCCATCTATATCGCCGGTCTGATTGTCAATCGCTGCCCTGACACCGACCACGTTGAACGGTATTGCGACCGCACCGGCGCGCGCATCATCGGTCACGTGCCGCAGATTGATGAAATCCGGCGGTCGCGGCTGGCGGGCGTTTCCATCTTCGAGATGAAGCGCATTGGCGGCATTGCCTTGGCGCAGGATCGGTACCTTGAAATTGCCGACTACCTGCTGTCCGGGCCGGAAGCGTTGAAAGTCAAACCACTGACCGACCGTGAAGTGTTTGAGCACCTGCGCAGCGAATACATCAACATCAACATCCAGCGTTTCAATGCGGAAGACTTGGAGCTGCTGGAAGATCCCTCGTGTCTGGCTTTGAACTAG
- the hemA gene encoding glutamyl-tRNA reductase, whose product MKFVLVGLNHHTAPIAVRERFAFSKHYLPEALNLFVDGQNIVEGMILSTCNRVELLAVTPHEEPEAVNCVKNFLKAIHQKCDSYDEYLYHYTDQDVVRHVFRVASSLDSMIIGEPQILGQVKEAYATAQSLNKTGTLLNKLMHKAFSVAKRVRTETKIGANAISVSYAAVELARRIFTSLEGHTVMLVGAGEMAELAATHLMSAGASHIIVASRSYDKAVQLATKFNGSAVAFDRFRERLPEADILIFATAAPHFVVRVADVAAAMERRRHRPMFIIDISVPRNVDPSINDIEQVFVYDVDDLQAVVESNLRERKAEAERASRIVEEEVAAFLAEWRALSAAPFIAALNAHLEELAQAEYERHRKRIERLGGMPPEVERYVREVIITSILRKFAHPLIENIRESAAQGEQSRLCEAFGLELRVSDFQVKARLARSA is encoded by the coding sequence ATGAAGTTTGTACTTGTCGGACTCAATCACCACACCGCCCCCATCGCGGTGCGCGAACGCTTCGCTTTCAGCAAGCACTATCTACCAGAGGCGCTCAACCTCTTTGTGGATGGTCAAAATATTGTCGAAGGCATGATTCTTTCCACCTGCAACCGCGTTGAACTGCTCGCCGTCACGCCCCACGAAGAGCCGGAGGCGGTCAACTGCGTCAAAAATTTTCTCAAGGCCATCCACCAGAAGTGCGACAGTTACGACGAATACCTGTACCACTACACCGATCAGGATGTCGTTCGGCATGTGTTTCGGGTGGCGTCGAGCTTAGATTCCATGATCATCGGTGAGCCGCAGATTCTCGGTCAGGTCAAGGAAGCCTACGCCACGGCGCAGTCCCTCAACAAAACCGGCACGCTACTCAACAAACTCATGCACAAGGCGTTCAGCGTGGCCAAGCGCGTCCGCACTGAAACGAAAATCGGCGCCAACGCGATTTCCGTCAGCTACGCCGCCGTCGAACTGGCGCGGCGCATTTTCACCAGCCTCGAAGGGCACACCGTCATGCTAGTCGGGGCAGGGGAGATGGCCGAGCTGGCGGCGACCCACCTGATGAGCGCCGGCGCCAGTCACATCATTGTGGCAAGCCGGTCGTACGACAAAGCTGTGCAGTTGGCGACCAAGTTCAATGGTTCGGCGGTGGCTTTCGACCGATTCCGCGAGCGGCTGCCTGAAGCTGACATTCTTATCTTCGCCACGGCTGCACCGCACTTTGTGGTGCGCGTTGCCGACGTAGCGGCCGCTATGGAGCGTCGTCGTCACCGCCCGATGTTCATCATTGACATTTCCGTGCCGCGCAACGTGGACCCGTCCATTAACGACATAGAGCAGGTGTTCGTCTATGACGTGGACGACCTGCAAGCTGTGGTTGAAAGCAACTTGCGTGAGCGGAAAGCCGAGGCTGAACGCGCCAGCCGCATTGTCGAAGAAGAAGTCGCCGCCTTTCTGGCGGAGTGGCGCGCGCTGAGCGCCGCCCCCTTCATTGCGGCGCTCAACGCACACTTAGAAGAGCTTGCCCAAGCGGAGTACGAACGCCACCGCAAACGCATAGAGCGGTTGGGTGGTATGCCGCCGGAAGTCGAACGTTACGTCCGCGAAGTCATCATTACTTCGATTCTGCGCAAGTTTGCCCATCCGCTCATCGAGAACATCCGTGAATCGGCGGCGCAGGGCGAGCAGAGCCGTCTGTGTGAAGCCTTTGGGCTCGAACTCCGCGTCAGCGACTTTCAAGTCAAGGCGCGCTTGGCGCGCTCGGCTTAG
- a CDS encoding magnesium chelatase subunit H, translated as MKFLFIALDGQADLALTVAAARVREHHGVNLHVAFHIAAELDRAEAVEKLRADAADADLVFVVHQFDEEKIALIRALLRQHAARYQAVICVMCAPSLIRETRLGRFVLAKKDEGETPWYSPLRMIRAVKDSFKKADDPEAEPKAAQPPGRAMLTMLKNAGRIMKYIPGTAQDIHAYMLSIQYWLNASADNLEQFLLFLLTRYTDAYKGRFNPKPPIEYPDVGLFHPREGRIVESLRELRAHTPFRPDAPTIGVLMLRSYLLSGNRAHYAAVIEALEERGANVIPAYAFGLDGRPAVEKYFLERGRPIVDAIVSLTGFSLVGGPAYNDAQAAERLLKQLDVPYLCAPSLEFQTIEEWLADTQGLNRLQATLMVSIPELDGATDQIVFAGKSGNSRLLEPIPDRVERLTGRLLARVRLRRLPPAKRRIGIVLFNFPPSQGNVGTAAYLDVWTSLHRLLGKMKQAGYAVEGVPATVDELRDGIVHGNAAQYGQPANVCDLFSRREYEQLVPTYREIEREWGPSPGDKNVYGGDFAIMGRVFGNVGVFVQPSFGFEDDPMRLLFSQDATPNHGFAAFYAYLNRVWGADALLHFGTHGATEFMPGKQVGLSQRCWSDRLIGDTPNIYAYCANNPSEGLIAKRRGYATLVSYLSPPIEAAGLYKDFVTLKETMDGFRNEPTRREAYVPAIVEKAKALNLLDHDFQDDELTTERFQKLYTDLLELEYSLIPTGLHTMDDGLDDHELVGMLRIVADFPVAERRLPSLTKTVLAHWAEQTPGAFAAPAGDGLAAFSRTVELERQAKHFIGEAITEMHQKRSAKAGAALLAKLCQAKRSLFEPHFEFLFDLHEKLRANAELDAILRALDGRYIPPVAGGDLIRDPSILPTGRNLHAIDPYRMPTYAATREAQAAVQRLLDRYACEHGGALPRSVALVLWGTDNLKSGGVGVAQALWLLGARATADEMGRIANVELVPLAELGRPRIDVVLTLSGIFRDVLPQQTRLLDRAVRLAAQADEPPEQNFVRAHVQELLRQGVAFEDAVRRIFSNAPGSYGANVNHLVDSATWEADGEIAQTFLSRKGFAYDADGQFVEARADYERVLSGVTLAFQNVDSTEMNITDIDHYYEYLGGIASAVKHLRRDGSAPAVLLADATGPEAKVRSLEEAVRLEARTKLLNPKWYEAMLASGYAGVSQIERQVSNTFGWSATCRAVDDWVYDGVAQTYVLDEAMRARLQRLNPSSLAKLTRRLLEANGRGLWKTDEATLEQLREAYARMEDALENVTL; from the coding sequence ATGAAGTTTCTTTTCATTGCACTCGATGGACAGGCCGATCTGGCCCTTACCGTCGCGGCGGCGCGGGTTCGTGAACACCACGGCGTCAACCTCCATGTCGCTTTCCACATCGCCGCCGAACTTGACCGCGCCGAAGCTGTAGAAAAACTCCGCGCCGACGCCGCTGACGCCGATCTCGTATTTGTCGTTCACCAGTTCGACGAGGAGAAAATCGCCCTTATTCGAGCACTGCTGCGCCAGCATGCCGCCCGCTATCAGGCCGTCATTTGCGTCATGTGTGCGCCATCGCTCATCCGCGAAACGCGCCTTGGCCGGTTTGTCCTCGCCAAAAAAGACGAAGGCGAAACGCCGTGGTACTCGCCGCTGCGCATGATCCGCGCCGTCAAGGATTCCTTCAAAAAAGCCGACGACCCGGAGGCCGAACCGAAAGCCGCCCAGCCCCCAGGCCGCGCCATGCTCACGATGCTCAAGAACGCCGGGAGGATTATGAAGTACATCCCCGGCACGGCGCAGGACATTCACGCCTACATGCTGAGCATCCAGTACTGGCTCAACGCCTCGGCGGACAACCTCGAACAGTTCCTTCTCTTCCTGCTGACGCGCTACACCGACGCCTACAAGGGGCGCTTCAACCCGAAACCGCCGATCGAGTATCCCGACGTGGGACTATTTCATCCGCGCGAAGGGCGCATTGTCGAGTCGCTGCGCGAACTCCGCGCCCACACGCCGTTCCGCCCCGATGCACCGACCATCGGCGTGCTGATGTTGCGGTCGTACCTGCTGTCCGGCAATCGCGCCCACTACGCGGCCGTGATTGAGGCGCTTGAGGAACGCGGCGCAAACGTCATCCCGGCCTACGCCTTCGGACTAGACGGCCGCCCGGCGGTGGAAAAGTACTTCCTTGAGCGCGGCCGCCCCATTGTGGACGCCATCGTGTCGCTGACCGGCTTTTCGCTTGTCGGCGGCCCCGCCTACAACGACGCTCAAGCCGCCGAGCGCCTGCTCAAGCAACTTGATGTGCCTTATCTCTGCGCGCCGTCGCTGGAGTTTCAGACTATTGAAGAGTGGTTAGCCGACACACAGGGCCTTAACCGCCTGCAAGCGACGCTCATGGTCTCCATCCCTGAACTGGACGGCGCAACCGACCAGATTGTGTTCGCCGGCAAGTCGGGCAATTCGCGCCTACTCGAACCTATCCCCGACCGCGTGGAGCGTCTCACGGGACGCCTGCTGGCGCGGGTACGCCTGCGCCGCCTGCCGCCGGCCAAACGGCGCATCGGCATTGTCTTGTTCAACTTCCCGCCCAGTCAGGGGAATGTCGGCACGGCCGCCTACCTTGATGTCTGGACAAGCCTGCATCGTCTGCTCGGCAAAATGAAACAGGCCGGCTACGCCGTGGAAGGCGTCCCGGCGACGGTGGACGAACTACGCGACGGGATTGTTCACGGCAACGCCGCCCAGTACGGCCAGCCCGCCAACGTTTGCGACCTCTTTTCACGTCGCGAGTACGAACAACTTGTGCCGACCTACCGCGAAATCGAACGCGAATGGGGACCATCGCCCGGCGACAAAAACGTGTACGGCGGGGACTTCGCCATTATGGGCCGCGTCTTCGGCAACGTTGGGGTGTTTGTTCAGCCGAGTTTTGGTTTCGAGGACGATCCAATGCGGCTGCTGTTTTCACAGGACGCCACACCGAACCACGGCTTCGCCGCATTTTACGCCTACCTCAATCGCGTCTGGGGCGCGGACGCGCTGCTGCACTTCGGGACGCACGGCGCGACGGAGTTTATGCCCGGCAAGCAAGTCGGCCTCAGCCAACGCTGCTGGAGCGACCGCCTCATCGGGGATACGCCGAACATTTACGCCTACTGCGCCAACAATCCATCGGAGGGGCTTATCGCCAAGCGGCGGGGCTACGCGACGCTCGTCAGCTACCTCAGCCCGCCGATTGAAGCGGCGGGACTGTACAAAGACTTCGTCACGCTCAAGGAAACCATGGACGGCTTCCGCAACGAGCCGACGCGGCGCGAAGCCTACGTCCCGGCCATTGTTGAGAAGGCCAAGGCGCTCAATCTGCTCGATCACGACTTTCAGGACGACGAACTGACGACGGAGCGATTCCAGAAGCTCTACACTGACTTGCTGGAGTTGGAATACAGCCTCATTCCGACGGGGCTGCACACGATGGACGACGGCCTCGACGACCACGAATTGGTCGGCATGCTGCGCATCGTGGCCGATTTCCCTGTCGCCGAGCGCCGTTTGCCCAGTCTTACAAAAACCGTGCTGGCGCACTGGGCTGAACAGACGCCGGGCGCATTCGCTGCGCCGGCTGGCGACGGCTTGGCGGCGTTTTCCCGAACCGTCGAACTGGAACGGCAAGCCAAACACTTCATCGGCGAAGCCATCACGGAGATGCACCAGAAGCGGTCGGCGAAGGCGGGTGCGGCGCTGCTGGCGAAGCTCTGTCAGGCGAAGCGCAGCCTCTTTGAGCCGCACTTTGAGTTCTTGTTTGACCTGCATGAGAAGCTGCGCGCCAACGCCGAACTCGACGCCATCCTGCGCGCGTTGGATGGCCGCTACATTCCGCCGGTCGCCGGCGGAGACCTCATCCGCGATCCAAGCATCCTACCGACTGGACGCAACCTGCACGCGATTGATCCCTACCGAATGCCAACCTATGCGGCGACACGCGAGGCGCAGGCCGCCGTCCAGCGGTTGCTCGACCGCTACGCCTGCGAACACGGCGGAGCGCTCCCGCGCAGCGTCGCGCTTGTCTTATGGGGGACGGACAACCTGAAAAGCGGCGGCGTCGGCGTCGCACAGGCGCTGTGGCTGCTGGGCGCGCGTGCAACGGCGGATGAAATGGGTCGGATTGCAAACGTTGAGCTCGTGCCGCTCGCCGAGTTGGGCCGGCCGCGCATTGACGTAGTGCTGACGTTGTCCGGCATCTTCCGCGATGTCCTGCCCCAGCAGACCCGATTACTTGACCGCGCCGTACGACTGGCGGCGCAGGCGGACGAGCCGCCGGAGCAAAACTTCGTTCGCGCCCACGTCCAAGAGCTGCTGCGGCAGGGCGTCGCCTTTGAGGACGCCGTACGGCGGATTTTCTCCAACGCGCCCGGCAGCTACGGCGCCAACGTCAACCATCTGGTGGATTCCGCGACGTGGGAAGCTGACGGCGAAATCGCGCAAACCTTCCTGTCGCGCAAGGGCTTTGCCTATGACGCCGACGGGCAGTTCGTTGAGGCGCGAGCGGATTACGAGCGTGTTTTGAGTGGCGTCACGCTTGCGTTCCAGAACGTGGACTCCACCGAGATGAACATCACCGATATTGACCACTACTACGAGTACTTGGGCGGCATTGCGAGCGCCGTCAAGCATCTGCGGCGCGACGGGTCTGCGCCGGCGGTGTTGCTGGCGGACGCCACCGGCCCGGAGGCCAAGGTGCGCAGCCTTGAAGAAGCGGTACGGCTTGAAGCGCGCACCAAGCTGCTCAACCCCAAGTGGTATGAAGCCATGCTGGCGAGCGGCTACGCCGGCGTCAGCCAGATTGAACGCCAAGTCTCAAATACTTTCGGGTGGAGCGCCACCTGCCGAGCCGTGGACGATTGGGTGTACGACGGCGTGGCGCAAACCTATGTCTTGGACGAGGCGATGCGCGCCCGCTTGCAGCGCCTCAACCCCAGCAGTCTGGCGAAGTTGACCCGCCGGTTGCTCGAAGCCAACGGGCGGGGCCTGTGGAAAACGGACGAGGCGACGCTCGAACAGTTGCGCGAAGCCTACGCCCGGATGGAAGACGCCTTGGAGAATGTGACTTTGTGA
- a CDS encoding SDR family oxidoreductase, whose amino-acid sequence MPLKDQVVVITGGTGGLGQAVVRACLQAGAQVVTSHRGNLHQETFAAAFGPDANRLQLVAADLTNEASVDALAQTVLQQYSRLDGWLNLVGGYAGGTPVTDLSLADFEAMFTLNLRTAFLGSRAALRAMLPRQRGSIVNVSSLGALRGTAGHAGYAASKAAVIRLTETMAAEAAPYGVRVNVVLPGMIDTPANRAAMPDADRSTWVAPEAIAAVLVFLLSDAAQGVNGASLPVGG is encoded by the coding sequence ATGCCGCTCAAAGACCAAGTCGTTGTTATTACTGGTGGAACCGGCGGACTGGGGCAGGCCGTCGTGCGCGCCTGTTTGCAGGCCGGCGCGCAGGTGGTGACGTCTCATCGCGGCAATCTTCACCAAGAAACCTTCGCCGCCGCGTTCGGCCCAGACGCCAACCGACTCCAGTTGGTCGCCGCCGATCTCACCAATGAGGCGAGTGTGGACGCCCTTGCGCAAACCGTCCTGCAACAGTACAGCCGGCTGGACGGCTGGCTCAATCTGGTCGGCGGCTACGCGGGTGGGACGCCAGTGACGGATTTGTCCCTCGCCGACTTTGAGGCTATGTTCACGCTCAACCTGCGGACGGCTTTTCTCGGCAGTCGGGCCGCACTGCGCGCGATGCTCCCGCGCCAGCGCGGGAGCATCGTCAATGTTTCATCCCTTGGCGCTCTTCGTGGAACAGCCGGCCATGCCGGTTACGCCGCCTCTAAAGCAGCCGTCATTCGGCTGACTGAAACCATGGCCGCCGAAGCCGCCCCGTACGGCGTGCGCGTCAATGTTGTCCTGCCCGGTATGATTGACACCCCGGCCAACCGCGCCGCCATGCCAGACGCTGATCGCTCAACGTGGGTTGCGCCTGAAGCTATCGCCGCTGTGTTGGTCTTCCTGCTGTCTGACGCCGCGCAGGGCGTCAACGGCGCAAGTCTTCCAGTTGGTGGGTAG
- a CDS encoding type B 50S ribosomal protein L31, protein MKKGIHPENYRPVVFRDESADVNYIIRSTVKTNKTITIDGQEYPLVLLDISAASHPFFTGKQKLVDTAGRVDRFNRRYGKNAVGASVAKPAAGAAESKVENKTNTDKTKTKKR, encoded by the coding sequence GTGAAGAAAGGCATCCATCCTGAGAACTACCGTCCCGTCGTGTTTCGGGATGAGTCGGCTGACGTAAACTACATCATCCGTTCAACGGTCAAAACCAACAAGACGATTACGATTGACGGGCAGGAGTATCCGCTGGTGCTGCTTGATATTTCGGCGGCGTCGCATCCGTTCTTCACCGGGAAGCAGAAGTTGGTGGATACTGCCGGGCGTGTGGATCGCTTCAATCGGCGCTACGGCAAGAATGCTGTCGGCGCTTCTGTCGCAAAACCAGCCGCCGGCGCAGCGGAAAGCAAGGTTGAAAACAAAACCAACACCGACAAGACGAAGACCAAGAAGCGTTGA
- the rpsN gene encoding 30S ribosomal protein S14 has product MAKKSSIAKAEKIKRLVAKYAEKRAKLKEIIRNPNSTYEEREEALYKLQDLPRNSSPVRIRNRCAITGRARGYLRKFGLSRIKFRELALRGEIPGVKKASW; this is encoded by the coding sequence ATGGCCAAGAAAAGTAGCATTGCCAAAGCTGAAAAGATTAAGCGTCTGGTCGCCAAGTACGCTGAAAAGCGTGCAAAGCTAAAGGAGATCATCCGCAACCCGAACTCGACTTACGAAGAGCGGGAAGAGGCGCTTTACAAGCTTCAGGATTTGCCGCGCAACTCATCGCCGGTACGAATTCGCAACCGCTGTGCTATTACAGGACGCGCACGGGGTTACCTGCGCAAGTTTGGGTTGTCGCGCATCAAGTTCCGTGAACTGGCGCTGCGGGGCGAGATTCCGGGCGTCAAAAAAGCGAGTTGGTAG